The DNA region TTTTTTTCAGGCAGTGTTATCTGGCATGAAGTTGAAACAGTTCACAATACGACTTAAAATAAAATGGGCACATACTGTATGTCTAGCATCACAAATGTATCGTGTTCATGAATCACTTAGAGGATTTACGTATATACATAGAGAATTTTCCACTCAAAATTCCACCTAAAGACAATACTATAGAATTTAATCTGGGCAACCAGGCAGTAGTTTCCTGTCATTTTTCTCTTCCTTTTGTGAGTTACAGCTACTCATCCCCAGTCTTCTCAGTGCCAGTTCCTGTGGCGATCTCGTTCCTACGTTCACCCACCCTCTCTGGGGAGTTGCTGCCATGGTCGTACCCGTTTCCCCCTGAACCTGTTTGTGTGCGTGCCCCTGGCTGATAGAGCTGCATGGAAGGCCGATCCTGAGCCAAAAAAAAGGAACGACAGAAGAGAGGCACAAAACATTTTATAATAACGACAAGATTTCAATCTGTACGGTACATCTGACTATTGCGATGACTTGTATTGCCaaaatgatctgtaacaatccaggTGTATGATCACAGTACTGGGCCATTTCGTTAAGCCATGTTCCCTTGTGACATGAATGGAAATTGTTTGAATCAGCTTGAGGCCTGtatcacgaagcaggatttcttgcttagctggataacttgtggGATTTAAGGtatcccagtttaaatggactttatcttcaaTCATATACATTTagtccagactaccttaaatctgacaagttatcttggtaaccccaaaaaaaaaaaaacacttttgtggTATAAGTCCCTGTAGATGAGTAAATGTTACTACCTGCAGGTCGCAATCTGTAGCAGTTTGTCGGGGCCCATTTCAATAAACATAAAAGTGAACATAAGTTAAACTGCCTACATCATATAAAATTAAACATACAATTTttctataatttttaaaatgttttataattTTCAATGCATGACCACCCTATTTGCAATTAAAAATTGCAAATAAGTGGATCCGGCGCTTGCAAAATCTGAGAAACCATCTAAGCAGCTCCCAGCATAAGTAACAGCTAGTaaccaacatatactgtaattCCTCTGTTCTTGTTCTTTACAATTCATTTACACTTTGGTTTGTACAATATTTCTATCTTAAAAAATCTCCCAGATCGACTTCCGAGTAATAAATGTGAGAACTCTCAAGTAGTTCTTAACTACAAAACACATGCATCCAGAAACATTCCAACAACAAGCTATTACATCTTCATTGCAATAGCTGTAGTGTAGGCTGGACTTTTAGATTGACCTGCTGATTCTGTTGTCATACTTTTTTGCATATGTGTGAGCGGTGTTTTGAGCAAGTCAATtaggattttttttacattctgtTATAATGGATTAGCTCATGGTTATAGAATTTTCATAACTTCACCATAAAATTTGTTTGTTAGCTgcaatataaaaaatgtaaataaggaTTAAATATGCACTGAAACTTTCAGAACTCTATTACACGTCTGTTCACTTATAGATTTATTGAAAAACAGATTTTCAATAAAAatgcccaaacttttgccttTGATTGTAACATTGAGAATATATACCATGTGCTTTCCCTAATATACATCAGCATTTCAGTAATACAGTAATCGTTATTGACAGAAAAACATGAATGAATAGAGAAATAATTCCCTGGTTTAGAATAAAAGattaacaatagtaataaaataTAAGGCAATTGTACTGAAACAACTGATTAGTGCTAATCCAGATCAGGGATGATCTGGACCCCTGGAATCCCTGGCAGAACAACGGATATACCCAGGAGGAGATGCCAGTGGCAAAAAATGAATTGCAATTATTACCtgatttgaaattaattatacagTATTTGTAATACCATATGCTATGTTCCATTCCaattaatattcataatataTTTTGGCACCCAGTGtataaatatttcatatttcagGTCTTCATATTCAGCAGAGGCGGTCATAAAAGTGATTTGTGAAGGGCATTAACATACTCTACACAGACCGGAATGGTTTTATACCGTTAGTTTATGCAGCCAGTGATGGATTAGGAATGACTGTGCTTGATCTTGAAAGCGTGCCAGGCCTTTCCATTTGGTGTTAGCAATGAGACACTAGCCTGTACGGAGCCTCCCAGAGCCTCgccacattcccccccccccccccccccccccgcccctgcccccccccttggGTAGAAAGGCTCAAAAGCTAGCTGTACCTTAGCTGGCAGAGCCCCTCCTATCTGGTCTTGCCCCTCAGACTGGGAGGTCCTTTTCTCCTGATGCGCTAACACAGACTGAGAGACACGTGGCTTTGGTCAATGTCAGCCAATGCTGCCAAGATTTGATTACAGCTAACCAGCTCTAGTGACGTGCTGCATACAAGCATGTGACGCAACACAAGTGCCTGTGATGTCGCACATTTGTAGATTAACAGCAACTGTGATAAAGAAACACCGTATAGACAGTTCTTTTGCATGACCTCGACAAAGAAGTAGCCTCTTACACCTTATGACACCAACACTTCACATGAGCAACTTTAGCATCATGGCCTTTAGCTTATGTCGCCTGGTAAGGTTCAGTATTAACTTTACTCGAAATGTTTCTTAGTTACAATAACCGGTCTGAGCATTTCCATATCAGTTGAAACCTGCTTTAAGTAGGTAATGTGGGAACAGGTATCTCCACCTGGCGCTGCTTCCTCACCTTGTTGCGGATGCGCTCTTTCCTGCTGCCTCCATCGTCCTTCTCATCTTTCACCGCTTTGTCCCCCGAGTCTGAACAGTAAGCAAAGCCGTGATGCTGACTGTCTTTCTTTGCCCTGTCCTGACAGTAGCTCTTGCCCCACTTGGTCTCTTCTCTACGGCGCACAAACTTGTCAAATTCATAGTGGTGCCTCTGTCGCTTGCGCTCCTCATCTCGGCTTGGGTGTCTGTCTAGGTCCTTTGATCGTTGCCCTTGGTCTTTCAGCTCATTCTGTTCCTTGTCACTCTCTGCTTGGCCTCTGTAGTGTGACAAAAATTACATGACCTTATTTTGCATACACATGAAAATagcttatcatccatccatccatacatctgtccacccacccattttccataccCACTTATCCTAAGCATGGTCGCTAGGGTCTGGAGATTATCCTAGAAGAtacgggtacaaggcagggaataaccaacccatcacagggcacacacagcactcacacacacattcacgccTACGGACGAtgtggtaactccaattcaccttagcatggttttggactgtgggggaaacctgtTGAATGggcaggaaaccccacaacaactgGAAGAGAACGTGGGAACttcacacatgtagactggcaGAGActgaaacccaggtcccagagacaTGAGGCAACGGTGCTTTTATGATTATTCTATACATCCATCTCCCATGATCGTTTATCCAGCACGGAGTCATAGTAAGCCTGGGGCCTATTCCAGGTAAACacgaggcacaaggcagggggcatCGTGGGTAGCTAATTGTCTGCtgggcacacattcacacagatGATAATACATCATGCACAAAGATCCAGCCTAACAATGTTTGAACACTGAAGTATGCAGACATATCTATTGCTAACAACAAGAGACCGTACAAACTCCAGACACATAAAGCTGGTATAGGAAATCAAACCAACAACCCTGGTGTGAGACTCCAGCGCTAACTGCCACCATGTTTGTCATATGTATTATGATCCTTcttattactatttaaacctataaCAGACAGATATGCAATTAGACTTAGGTTTGTCCATACACCATTAGTAATGGATAAATGATCAAGTTATGCAAGTGTCTCTTGAAGGTCTTGTTTTCCAGTTATACATCTTTATTTAAGTATTTTTGACACCGTCTTTCTAGATGGTGTCCAATAGCATGAGGCTAATGCATTGAAAAGCAGATGTGGTGTTACTGGCACTAACACTTCACCTTTGTGAGAACGTAAGGGTGGCACCTTTTAGGTTTACGTTGCCTGAGAAGGGAAAACTCTTCAGacactgcatgcaaacaactttttttttttctggtcacCAAACTTATCAAAATACTGCCATACTTCAAAAGGCATTTTATGGCCAGTAAGCTTTAAGACGCTCCCCTGCCAGTGCCCCCGATGGGGGTGTGTCTATTAAGTTAAACCAGGACTAGAGTTTTTGGATAACAAATTGCTGTACAAGTGGTTGCATAGTGGTgttgtggttagcactgttacctcacacatgTGGGACTTGGGTTCAACTCTCTGCCAGGGttctgtgtgtagagtttgcatggtctccccatgttgttgtggggtttgctccgggtactccggtttcccaccacagtccaaaaacatgctgagtgtGACTGAAGTTACCaaactgcccataggtgtgcatgtgtgagtgaatggtgtgtgagtgtgccctgcgatgggctggccccccatcctgggttgctccctgctttGAACCCATAGCTtttaggataggctctggactccccacaaccctgaatagaacaagtggttacagaaaatgaatggatagtaATAACAGTAGTAATATTTATGGAAGAATCCACCCATTTATAAAACAAGATATATTTGATGAAATAGTATGGCTAATTTATGATATATACGATATATATTCACAACTTAGAGTAATCTCCCTTACCTATGCAATCACACAGTTATTTGACTGTTCATTTAATATtgaaaattttactgtgttttgaAACATGCTGTTCAGTGTTTCTTCTCTGATTTATGATGCACTACAATTAGGTTTGCTATAGACTCCACACACGTACAGCACACAGTGATATCTCTGTTGAAAGCACTTAATTTTAATATGACATTTGGGTGAAAAGCCAATCTCATGTAGATTCCTTACCTTTCCTTTAAGTCCTTGTCAAGGTGTTTAGATTTCATGTGCCCTGGAGTTTTGTCCCATTTGCTTTTATCAGGATCTCCATTGTCCCCTTTGTCCTTCAGTCTGTCCGAATCAAAATCTTCATCCCTGTCTGATTTCTTCAGAAGCTACAGGGCCAattgaaaatgcaaaaaaaatgacattacCTTTCTCCatatattacaaaataaaagACCCAATAGTATAATGGAATAGTTAGTTTGAGAGTTTGAATGCCCAGTTACACCATGTAATCCATACACATAAAAAGTACTTAAAGTTTATCTGAAATGACTGGTTCCTATTGCTGTATTCTGTGATTTTGCCAGAGAATGTGGTGGCACCAAAAACACACCTTGATTTTAATCTCTTTTTCAGCTAGTTTCTTCTGCTTCTCGACCTCCTTCCGTTTGCGCCTCTCCTCTTCCCTACGCTTCCtcttctcttcctctctcagGCGTTTCTTCTCCAGTTCCCTGCGTCGTCTCTCCTCTCGTTTCTCTTCCCTGATTCTCTGCCATGGGTAATcagtggatttacagaaagtgCCACACATACTAATATCACATTAATTGTGCAATTAGAATGTTGTAAAAAAACAGAACTATGTGTCTGAATCATACCTGCTTTTCAAGTTTCTTATTTTTAATGTACTCCAGAAGTGGTGTGGTTCTCTTCGCTGCAAAAATAATTGAATTTTACATTCATTGTTAAAAACATTCAATGTTGAGTAAATGTGTGGTTTTTGAcaataaagacattttaaactgtaacacttagaataaatgtttcattctacataatatatatatatatcactgtTGTCTGTGGAAAAGATGTTTTGTTAAGTCATCTATTTAACTTATATTGGTGCTTGTACCAgttaacatttgtattcatgatGGTGGTTTGTATGGATTACTTTACATTGCTCATTTTGACAATTTAAAGTTGATAGCTAGGTAGCAAGCTAACTAACGTTACTGTTAATTGTGAATATAAAGCAAGATTAGTTGATATTTTGTTGACACTGATGTAATTGCCTCACTGACGACAATCCACAAATATCCATGAATACATTAACTGTACATTGACAGCTATGTGAATGTATGTTTCTACTTGTGGTGCTAAGCGTGTCTCATTACATAGCTTTAGGTTTATTTTGTAAAACCGTTtctgagaaaatgcatttttaaacgaTCACAAAATTACAGAAATTCTGAGATTAATGTTTTTCACTGGGACAGCGATGATATGTCAGCAAGCACGAGCTATACATGCGCAGTTGAAATATCTTTATAACCCATTTCATCTGTAAAGCCTATTATATCACCATACCTATGAGCTCTTTGGTCTTAGCCTCTATCTCCCCCAGCAGCGTTTCAGGATTGGCCGCCGTTTTTTCCTCATCACAACAGTTCTCCAAAAACCTTCTGTACTCAGGGTCTGATTTGAAAACAGTAAGGCTGCATGTGCATTAACAGTAATTACAAATGCATTAAGGAAATATCTTTATAAGGAGAAGACATACCGTCCTCTATACTTCCCGCTTTTGCATCTTTCTTTTTGAGTTTCTTTTTAGAAACCTTCTGGAATGGGGCAAATTCTACAACAGCTGGATATTCCTGACCTGAGTGAATGCAAAGATGGAAGCACGTTATTTCTTACACATGACTTGTTCTAATGACAAAAGTAATGTAGATGCTTTTAGTTCAGAATTACCTTTATTATCAATGAAGACATAGCCATCAAATCGATCTCGAAAGAGGACAATGTCTTCTGGGTTTTTGAAATTAATGTATGCCCGGGTGTAAAGGTGAGGATACAAACTATTAAGAAAACACAGGTACAATATAAACAAAACACGTCTTTCCATTTTCCTTTCAAGATATTACTGCAAACTGTCATAACAACATTCCATTAATACATACAATGCTGTTCATCTGTTAATGGGGAGATATTTTTATTCAGAGCTGACAATTTTCAAAATGTTGATTCTCACTTTAACAACACGAAAAGCAAAGGTTACATATTTAAAGAAACATTTTCAGATgtttactttttttaaaaaaaaaaaaaaaaaaaaaaaaaacgtttcctAACGTCttgcaatgcaacacattttATCATTTTTACCTTTGATCGGCCGGGAAGAATTCGAAATAGTCGTAAACAGGTAAAGGACTGAGCTGTTCTTCTAACTGATCTTTTGACAGATTGGGTGGAAGTCTCCGGATAACTACCTGTGACGTAAGTAAAAAAGCGTTTAGTTATACATTTTTATCCCTAGTATTCTTTATTTTGAACCAGAAAGCTTCATACAACTTCTCCAAGGTCAGGCAAATTTCGTGGAAATAAATGTACACCCTGACTACATCTGTACGGCTATATGCGACAACGTATTACGTAACCTGAGACATACCTTTCCTTTTGGACACAAAAGAGTTTCCAGCCTGTTATTAATCGAATAAACATAATAGCTACATGAAAAATGTTAAAAGAGGATAAATGAATTTGTGAAATTTTACAAAGCATGTCTTTTTCTCCACAAACTGTTAACAACTCTGAATAACATTATTAACACATCAAGAAAGAAATTTGACGTTAGCACTCATATGTAACAATATGTGAAATATTCTCTCGTACATTTTGTGCTAAACACTTTTTATTCGGCTTCACCTTATCGCACAATTTCGCTGTCTATGGTGCTGATCCCGCTACAGCACCATCTGTCACCGACTGATCAGATAAAgattatgcattttaaaataactaTACCTTGGTGAACACttcctttttttcttctttctgcTTAGGGTTAGTCGAAATATTGTCTTGGTCTCTCGGGAGGTCTCGAAATTGTATTTCGACGATCCTCCTCTCCCTGGCCGCAGTGCCAGCCTCCTTCTCGGACCTCATCGCTCTGACTCCCCTCTCCGGGAGACTCCTTGCGCGAGAACTGCTTGCCAAATATCGCGAGTTTTCAGTTGCCGGCGTGAGTTACCGGCCGGCGGGTCAACGTAAACTTAACCCTATATAAAGAGAATCGTAGAGGCCATATGAAAAATAGGTAACTTTTTATGTTATGATCTATGCGAACTTTTGCTAATGCTCGAATTTGTTTTCCAGGTCAACAGGTAAATACCGAATATACTCTATTTCGATGTATATTAAATTAATACTACCCTCATTTATGTTTATGGACGCAATGTCATGTAATTGATTTCCTTAGTCTGGTGTCTTTGTCTTTTTTCTGCATATATAATTGTATACTGTGCGCAACTGTTTACACttgttcaataaataaatacataaatatctTAAAGGCCAGTGCGGTCATCCAAGTTCATTCTTTCAGATTTAATACTCCATATTCATTGGGGGGGGAAGATATTTAATTATAAATGCACTCAGTGACCACTCAGTTAGGTATACCTACGTAGCACTAGATCAAAAGATCTAGATACAACATTTGTATATATTTGAAGGGTTGGCGTCCATTTGGAAATGCATTTCGACGTTGCACTATTGCACTGAGCAGTCTTTTTTGCACTTCGGCACACTAAAATCTCTAAGCCGTCGTCATCGAACTTCGAGATCCTGTTTGGATGATGTGTATTCAATTCCGGGCACGTGATTTCGTCGTTTGGCGGAGCATGCTGTCTACGATCAGGCTACTAATGTGGCTAATGAGTGTATATAAACAATAACCCAAAACATATTCTTCATTATATTTATTCACAATGTATATTTCTCGTGTTTCTCTTTTAGTAGTAGTATTACTTCTTGAAATTAATAACAACAtgattgataataataatagaaacaataataataaagcagctacGCTGCTTGGACCCACAATATAATGATGATGTTGGGGATGTGGTTCCTAGGAAAGAATCGCAATCCTTGTAATCATCACCCACCTAACAATCGATTCGCCCTCGCAGGCACATCCCCCAGTTTCATTGGTTCTCAGTGATGTCAATCATAAAATGTGGACTTATCCTGCAATCGACTGGTTTAGTGTAAGCTGTCCGGTGAGCTGTCACAGAAAAATCCTCCAAACCCGACTCATGGGAACTTGTTGCCATTTCCTTATAATATTGACTTTGTCTTTCAGTCAGGCATAAAACGCATCGAAAAAGTCTTCGTGCACTGTCTTGTGATTTGCATTAATGATAAGATGCCAACGATGTTTTCACTGTTTCGGTATTGTTGGATTTTAAAGCTGCTCTATGAAGAGATCGCGAAgttcgtttttttttatatggagGAATTCATATTTTTTAGTCTATTTAGTAGCTGAGACAGAAACAGAATGCGTTGTTCTGAAACCcgtttatttttataaaataaaacataaaacaggCTACAAATGTCTCATTTGTTTATAATCAAAGATATATACTTATATCTACACATACATGAACTCTGCGTTTCATTCCCTACACCTGTATTCAGCACAATGATGATAAGGTTGaacaattattttattatttcaagAAAATATGGCGTTTTGTGCATTTCGCAGAAAGAAGACGGTGACCTTATTTTTTCCTCTTTGCGTGGTATTAAGTTTGTAAATTGTGGTATATATGATTAACGAAAGTGAATTCGTTTTTTTTAGTATTGTGCGGAGAACAAGCACCGTCTTGTAAATAAAGCAAATGGATAAACCACTTTAGGACGTACATatttacaacataaaaatattttgatccACAAGCAACTTTACGTTGACCAAACATTTCACACAACGACTAAGTTAGGACCATTTTAGAAAAGGTTGTTATCACCTCTTATCACTTGGAATAGCTTCATTGTCTGAGGAGTCAATGTCAGTGTTATTGGCCTTAGAACTGGCCTCTGTGAGAAGCACTGGGTTGGCGGTGGCTGCGTGGGATTTACTCCAGGCGTCTTCTGTGTTGGGCTGATTCACAATCCGGCCATGACTATTATGACAAGGCACTGTGGAAACGAACGGAAGTCCCTGTTTTACATTTTCACCTCAAATCAGTGGAAgtatcctctctctctctctctctctctctctctctctctctctatatatatatatatatatatatatatatatatatatatatatatatatatatatatatataaaggggcgctgtaaagggggggtaaacaatgacgattctcggggcccatgactgagagggggcccagagaagcccccaataaactgtgttgggggccctgtcaagattcttttcatggggcctaaaatccttagcagcgcccctgtgtgtgtgtgtgtgagtgtgtgtgtgtgtgtgtgtgtgtatatatatatatatatatatatatatatatatatatatatataattttctttTAGCCGTATAAATTAAGCGATATATAAGGATTGTCTAGTAGGAATGTCACGTACCTCGTTTACTCATTTCTAGTTGGATGGTTAGACAAACGCGACTTCAGTTACCCAACCTCTCTTCAGAGGAACCTCAACCATtcaatgtattcattaaatttcatcacTTCACCTCCAGCTCCCtaaactaattaattaaattagttttaaaaagtattttctttgtTGATTATGACTATGTAAGGTGTGCTAGTCATTGAGTCAAAAAATACTCGCGTGTGGACGGTGTCTGCAAAcactggggtgattttagcagacGTTTTAATATGGCTAcactaacacactttgacagtcaTACTATCATATATATTGTCATCATCATAATTTTACACGAACATGAAGATCatgtaaacacattttttaagacttctgcacagtattgcgtgtgtatatatatatatatatatatatatatatatatatatatatacatatatatatatatatatgtatgtcctTTTTATACAAGGACATAAGACAGTTTGatttaactatatatatatatatatatatagttaaatCAAACTGTCTTATGTCCTTgtataaaaagtaaataaaatgtaaatacaataTGGTCGTCTTCTATAGTAAAAGTTATAAAACACATACCGCTGAGAAAACTCTGCCTGCCACAGCTTGTTTCCAGACAGGACCTAGGTGATGGTCGCTCAGGTGTGGATAAGGAGCTCTTAAGGCTTGGGACGAAGGCAGAGCAGGTGTCTAGGTCCCGGCATATCCTCTCTTGGGTGTACATGGTGCTGGACTTAGACGGCGTGCAACCCATAACTGTGCCTAGCCATGGAGGAAGGTCACACTGTAGTTCGGGAATGCTAGGCTATCGGCCGCTGTGAACTCGGCCCTCATGGTCGGCTTTTGAAGACAGCTGGAGGCGTGACGTCCCCGTTCTTGAAAGGGGTTGCGTCAGACCACCTGAGGAGTGATTGGCTTTGCTGTAGCCCCCAGCTagaacaaacagaaaaacagaatataTACAGTGCTTTGAAAAACTATTCTGACACCAAGCCTTTTCAGATAAACGATTACCACAACCTGAAAATTTGACCAGTCTGATTGGGAATctttatttgtaaattaaacatttttgcacagtgctgaccAAAATGATATAAACCACTAAAAATTAGTTCAGATCTTTTAGGTTTTTAAATTGCCTATGGAGTTTGcattgtgtacatgtgtgtaccCTGTAACAGAGTCAAGTCCTGTCCAGAGtgaaccccagc from Brienomyrus brachyistius isolate T26 chromosome 1, BBRACH_0.4, whole genome shotgun sequence includes:
- the upf3a gene encoding regulator of nonsense transcripts 3A isoform X2, producing MRSEKEAGTAARERRIVEIQFRDLPRDQDNISTNPKQKEEKKEVFTKVVIRRLPPNLSKDQLEEQLSPLPVYDYFEFFPADQSLYPHLYTRAYINFKNPEDIVLFRDRFDGYVFIDNKGQEYPAVVEFAPFQKVSKKKLKKKDAKAGSIEDDPEYRRFLENCCDEEKTAANPETLLGEIEAKTKELIAKRTTPLLEYIKNKKLEKQRIREEKREERRRRELEKKRLREEEKRKRREEERRKRKEVEKQKKLAEKEIKIKLLKKSDRDEDFDSDRLKDKGDNGDPDKSKWDKTPGHMKSKHLDKDLKERGQAESDKEQNELKDQGQRSKDLDRHPSRDEERKRQRHHYEFDKFVRRREETKWGKSYCQDRAKKDSQHHGFAYCSDSGDKAVKDEKDDGGSRKERIRNKDRPSMQLYQPGARTQTGSGGNGYDHGSNSPERVGERRNEIATGTGTEKTGDE
- the upf3a gene encoding regulator of nonsense transcripts 3A isoform X1: MRSEKEAGTAARERRIVEIQFRDLPRDQDNISTNPKQKEEKKEVFTKVVIRRLPPNLSKDQLEEQLSPLPVYDYFEFFPADQSLYPHLYTRAYINFKNPEDIVLFRDRFDGYVFIDNKGQEYPAVVEFAPFQKVSKKKLKKKDAKAGSIEDDPEYRRFLENCCDEEKTAANPETLLGEIEAKTKELIAKRTTPLLEYIKNKKLEKQRIREEKREERRRRELEKKRLREEEKRKRREEERRKRKEVEKQKKLAEKEIKIKLLKKSDRDEDFDSDRLKDKGDNGDPDKSKWDKTPGHMKSKHLDKDLKERGQAESDKEQNELKDQGQRSKDLDRHPSRDEERKRQRHHYEFDKFVRRREETKWGKSYCQDRAKKDSQHHGFAYCSDSGDKAVKDEKDDGGSRKERIRNKSVLAHQEKRTSQSEGQDQIGGALPAKDRPSMQLYQPGARTQTGSGGNGYDHGSNSPERVGERRNEIATGTGTEKTGDE